Proteins encoded together in one Miscanthus floridulus cultivar M001 chromosome 16, ASM1932011v1, whole genome shotgun sequence window:
- the LOC136513899 gene encoding uncharacterized protein At5g01610-like: MLAHRILLLLLAVAAAAAASGTAFAKPTAYEVLADYDFPPGILPKGVVSYTLDNATGAFTATLNGSSSCEFSIQGSYTLRYKTKISGTIATDHLTDLEGVSVKVLLFWFNIVEVTRSGDNLEFSIGIVSADFGVDNFLESPTCGCGFDCDDLLMLQKQPGGATAKLRLRGAS; encoded by the coding sequence ATGCTCGCCCAccgcatcctcctcctcctccttgccgtcgccgccgcggctgCGGCGAGCGGCACCGCCTTCGCCAAGCCGACGGCGTACGAAGTCCTCGCCGACTACGACTTCCCGCCGGGGATCCTCCCCAAGGGCGTGGTCTCCTACACGCTCGACAACGCCACGGGCGCCTTCACGGCCACGCTCAATGGATCCTCCTCCTGCGAGTTCTCCATCCAGGGCTCCTACACTCTCCGCTACAAGACCAAGATCAGCGGCACGATCGCCACCGACCACCTCACCGACCTCGAGGGCGTCTCCGTCAAGGTCCTCCTCTTCTGGTTCAACATCGTCGAGGTCACCCGCAGCGGCGACAACCTCGAGTTCTCCATCGGCATCGTCTCCGCCGACTTCGGGGTTGACAACTTCCTCGAGAGCCCCACCTGCGGCTGCGGGTTCGACTGCGACGACCTGCTCATGCTCCAGAAGCAGCCGGGGGGCGCCACCGCCAAGCTGCGCCTGCGAGGTGCCTCGTAG